A window from Physeter macrocephalus isolate SW-GA chromosome 11, ASM283717v5, whole genome shotgun sequence encodes these proteins:
- the DCAF4 gene encoding DDB1- and CUL4-associated factor 4 isoform X1 codes for MGIAETPGCATLLPTSLFVSSHPAGDRPGMLCSFRIPGAWSCAWSLNIQANNCFSTGLSRRVLVTSVVTGHRQSFGTSSDVLAQQFAIMAPLLFNGCRSGEIFAIDLRCPNQGKGWKATRLFHDSAVTSVQILQEEQCLMASDMAGTWARTATRESGASMMPSCSEPYPPHTPLPRPTFPVWPSLLGLGASGERQGCSWPSGRTFTASPTANSAGCSLEGRGCDSGEHRPTADNCISLLLAQDASPIKLSSVTPLSVTHLCPARTLLQLNVQREKSKKHESIRLVIWWMSNMLQQIFLVP; via the exons ATGGGAATTGCAGAGACTCCAGGCTGTGCCACCCTGCTCCCAACGTCATTGTTTGTCAGTAGTCATCCAG CAGGAGACCGGCCTGGCATGCTCTGCAGTTTCCGGATCCCCGGGGCCTGGTCCTGTGCGTGGTCCCTGAACATCCAGGCAAATAACTGCTTTAGTACAG GCTTGTCTCGGCGAGTCCTGGTGACCAGCGTGGTGACGGGACACCGGCAGTCATTTGGGACCAGCAGTGACGTCTTGGCCCAGCAGTTTGCTATTATG GCTCCTTTGCTGTTTAATGGCTGTCGTTCTGGCGAAATCTTTGCCATTGATCTGCGTTGTCCAAATCAGGGCAAGGGCTGGAAAGCCACCCGCCTGTTCCACGACTCGGCAGTTACCTCTGTGCAAATCCTGCAAGAAGAGCAATGCCTGATGGCATCTGACATGGCTGGAACG TGGGCCAGGACTGCTACACGAGAATCTGGAGCCTCCATGATGCCCAGCTGCTCAGAACCAtaccctccccacaccccacttcCAAGGCCGACATTCCCAGTGTGGCCTTCTCTTCTCGGCTTGGGGGCTTCCGGGGAGCGCCAGGGCTGCTCATGGCCATCCGGCAGGACCTTTACTGCTTCTCCTACAGCTAATTCTGCAGGTTGCAGCCTGGAGGGACGTGGATGTGACTCAGGGGAGCATAG GCCTACAGCTGATAATTGCATCTCACTGTTGCTAGCCCAGGATGCTTCACCAATTAAACTCTCTTCGGTTACCCCCTTGAGTGTTACGCATCTGTGTCCTGCCAGAACCCTACTACAACTTAATGTACAGAGAGAGAAATCCAAAAAACATGAGAGTATCAGATTGGTCATCTGGTGGATGAGCAATATgttacaacaaatatttttagtgcCTTAG
- the DCAF4 gene encoding DDB1- and CUL4-associated factor 4 isoform X4: MGIAETPGCATLLPTSLFVSSHPAGDRPGMLCSFRIPGAWSCAWSLNIQANNCFSTGLSRRVLVTSVVTGHRQSFGTSSDVLAQQFAIMAPLLFNGCRSGEIFAIDLRCPNQGKGWKATRLFHDSAVTSVQILQEEQCLMASDMAGTIKLWDLRTTKCIRQYEGHVNEYAHLPLHVHEEEGIVVAVGQDCYTRIWSLHDAQLLRTIPSPHPTSKADIPSVAFSSRLGGFRGAPGLLMAIRQDLYCFSYS; the protein is encoded by the exons ATGGGAATTGCAGAGACTCCAGGCTGTGCCACCCTGCTCCCAACGTCATTGTTTGTCAGTAGTCATCCAG CAGGAGACCGGCCTGGCATGCTCTGCAGTTTCCGGATCCCCGGGGCCTGGTCCTGTGCGTGGTCCCTGAACATCCAGGCAAATAACTGCTTTAGTACAG GCTTGTCTCGGCGAGTCCTGGTGACCAGCGTGGTGACGGGACACCGGCAGTCATTTGGGACCAGCAGTGACGTCTTGGCCCAGCAGTTTGCTATTATG GCTCCTTTGCTGTTTAATGGCTGTCGTTCTGGCGAAATCTTTGCCATTGATCTGCGTTGTCCAAATCAGGGCAAGGGCTGGAAAGCCACCCGCCTGTTCCACGACTCGGCAGTTACCTCTGTGCAAATCCTGCAAGAAGAGCAATGCCTGATGGCATCTGACATGGCTGGAACG ATCAAGCTGTGGGACCTGAGGACCACTAAGTGTATTAGGCAGTACGAAGGGCACGTGAACGAGTATGCCCACCTGCCCCTGCACGTGCATGAGGAAGAAGGAATCGTGGTGGCAG TGGGCCAGGACTGCTACACGAGAATCTGGAGCCTCCATGATGCCCAGCTGCTCAGAACCAtaccctccccacaccccacttcCAAGGCCGACATTCCCAGTGTGGCCTTCTCTTCTCGGCTTGGGGGCTTCCGGGGAGCGCCAGGGCTGCTCATGGCCATCCGGCAGGACCTTTACTGCTTCTCCTACAGCTAA
- the DCAF4 gene encoding DDB1- and CUL4-associated factor 4 isoform X3, whose product MLCSFRIPGAWSCAWSLNIQANNCFSTGLSRRVLVTSVVTGHRQSFGTSSDVLAQQFAIMAPLLFNGCRSGEIFAIDLRCPNQGKGWKATRLFHDSAVTSVQILQEEQCLMASDMAGTWARTATRESGASMMPSCSEPYPPHTPLPRPTFPVWPSLLGLGASGERQGCSWPSGRTFTASPTANSAGCSLEGRGCDSGEHRPTADNCISLLLAQDASPIKLSSVTPLSVTHLCPARTLLQLNVQREKSKKHESIRLVIWWMSNMLQQIFLVP is encoded by the exons ATGCTCTGCAGTTTCCGGATCCCCGGGGCCTGGTCCTGTGCGTGGTCCCTGAACATCCAGGCAAATAACTGCTTTAGTACAG GCTTGTCTCGGCGAGTCCTGGTGACCAGCGTGGTGACGGGACACCGGCAGTCATTTGGGACCAGCAGTGACGTCTTGGCCCAGCAGTTTGCTATTATG GCTCCTTTGCTGTTTAATGGCTGTCGTTCTGGCGAAATCTTTGCCATTGATCTGCGTTGTCCAAATCAGGGCAAGGGCTGGAAAGCCACCCGCCTGTTCCACGACTCGGCAGTTACCTCTGTGCAAATCCTGCAAGAAGAGCAATGCCTGATGGCATCTGACATGGCTGGAACG TGGGCCAGGACTGCTACACGAGAATCTGGAGCCTCCATGATGCCCAGCTGCTCAGAACCAtaccctccccacaccccacttcCAAGGCCGACATTCCCAGTGTGGCCTTCTCTTCTCGGCTTGGGGGCTTCCGGGGAGCGCCAGGGCTGCTCATGGCCATCCGGCAGGACCTTTACTGCTTCTCCTACAGCTAATTCTGCAGGTTGCAGCCTGGAGGGACGTGGATGTGACTCAGGGGAGCATAG GCCTACAGCTGATAATTGCATCTCACTGTTGCTAGCCCAGGATGCTTCACCAATTAAACTCTCTTCGGTTACCCCCTTGAGTGTTACGCATCTGTGTCCTGCCAGAACCCTACTACAACTTAATGTACAGAGAGAGAAATCCAAAAAACATGAGAGTATCAGATTGGTCATCTGGTGGATGAGCAATATgttacaacaaatatttttagtgcCTTAG
- the DCAF4 gene encoding DDB1- and CUL4-associated factor 4 isoform X2: MGIAETPGCATLLPTSLFVSSHPGDRPGMLCSFRIPGAWSCAWSLNIQANNCFSTGLSRRVLVTSVVTGHRQSFGTSSDVLAQQFAIMAPLLFNGCRSGEIFAIDLRCPNQGKGWKATRLFHDSAVTSVQILQEEQCLMASDMAGTWARTATRESGASMMPSCSEPYPPHTPLPRPTFPVWPSLLGLGASGERQGCSWPSGRTFTASPTANSAGCSLEGRGCDSGEHRPTADNCISLLLAQDASPIKLSSVTPLSVTHLCPARTLLQLNVQREKSKKHESIRLVIWWMSNMLQQIFLVP, encoded by the exons ATGGGAATTGCAGAGACTCCAGGCTGTGCCACCCTGCTCCCAACGTCATTGTTTGTCAGTAGTCATCCAG GAGACCGGCCTGGCATGCTCTGCAGTTTCCGGATCCCCGGGGCCTGGTCCTGTGCGTGGTCCCTGAACATCCAGGCAAATAACTGCTTTAGTACAG GCTTGTCTCGGCGAGTCCTGGTGACCAGCGTGGTGACGGGACACCGGCAGTCATTTGGGACCAGCAGTGACGTCTTGGCCCAGCAGTTTGCTATTATG GCTCCTTTGCTGTTTAATGGCTGTCGTTCTGGCGAAATCTTTGCCATTGATCTGCGTTGTCCAAATCAGGGCAAGGGCTGGAAAGCCACCCGCCTGTTCCACGACTCGGCAGTTACCTCTGTGCAAATCCTGCAAGAAGAGCAATGCCTGATGGCATCTGACATGGCTGGAACG TGGGCCAGGACTGCTACACGAGAATCTGGAGCCTCCATGATGCCCAGCTGCTCAGAACCAtaccctccccacaccccacttcCAAGGCCGACATTCCCAGTGTGGCCTTCTCTTCTCGGCTTGGGGGCTTCCGGGGAGCGCCAGGGCTGCTCATGGCCATCCGGCAGGACCTTTACTGCTTCTCCTACAGCTAATTCTGCAGGTTGCAGCCTGGAGGGACGTGGATGTGACTCAGGGGAGCATAG GCCTACAGCTGATAATTGCATCTCACTGTTGCTAGCCCAGGATGCTTCACCAATTAAACTCTCTTCGGTTACCCCCTTGAGTGTTACGCATCTGTGTCCTGCCAGAACCCTACTACAACTTAATGTACAGAGAGAGAAATCCAAAAAACATGAGAGTATCAGATTGGTCATCTGGTGGATGAGCAATATgttacaacaaatatttttagtgcCTTAG